The genomic stretch TATGGGCGGTGGTAATCGTTGACTTCCTGAGTATCCTTTTCCATTTACTACGATGCTGCCTGAAGAGTTCTTCGGTGTTGGCACGCAGGGTTAAGACACGTGCGGTTTGTTCTTCAATCACCGCCCGCTGCTCGGAACGCAAGGGGCCGTGATGAATGAGATCAACAACTTTAAAGACATCCACAACCGTTCCGTCTGGTCGTGTCCGTATTCTCGCATCTATCACGGATGCATCCGCTGCAAGAAGTACGGCGGCGATTCTGGAGAGCAGATACGGAGCATCCTGGCAAACAAAAACCGCCTCTGAATAGGAGGATTGTTCCCTGAATACAACCACGCCAGCCGACCCGTGATATACCTGATCTATTGCAGCTTGTACATCCGGCTGATTCTCACGCGAACCGTCTATATCGTATGTCCACTCCTCTCCAAACACGGAACCTGAAGACAGGGCGGACCCCACGCGCGAGTCAATCTTTTCCTGCAACAGGCGTTCCGACTCGTCCAGGCCGAGCAGAATACACTCTTCCGTTTTGCTGTACAGCTCTTGCAGAACCTCGTTTTTCCAATCGGTCCATACATTCGGATTTAACGCGGAAAGGTCTGCATAGGTGAGCAGGTACAGAATATTCAAGCGTCGGATGGAACCGACTGTCCGTGCAAACGGGAGCAGTGTAGCCTTGTCATGATAGTTCCGCCTGAAGGCAGTCTGTTCCATAAGCAGATGATACCGAACGGCAAAGGCCACATCCTCCGCAATATCGTCACGACCAATTTTTTGGAGCACCTTCCGGGCTGTTTCAGCCCCGGTAATTTCATGGGTGGCGAGATCCACCGGTTTGGCGATATCGTGGAAGAGTATGGAATAGTACAGGACGGAGGGATCTGGAAAAGAGCGAAAGAGTGATCCAAGAAATCCGGGCCTATCCACCAATCTTTCGCATTTTTCAAGAGCAATAAGTGTGTGCTCGTCAGCGGTGTAGAAATGATAGATGTTGTGCTGGAAAAATTGTGCAAGCAGTCCAAATTCGGGAATATAAGACCCCAGTATCCCATAATCGTTCATAATCCGCAGCATCTTACCGACGGTGGACTTCTGTCTGAGCAGTGTGTCAAACGCCTGGTCGTCTTCGGAGTTGAAAAACAGACCCGAAGCAGACGCTTCGGCAGTGAGAATATCACGCTCCTTGATGCTGGGGAGTCGGTTATTTGTTGCGCACTCAAGAAAAAATTCCATAACATTCTTCCGAAGAAGCTTCTCGGATACTTTTTCCGATGGAATGTCATCCGAATACGAGGAATAGACACGATCGTAGATACCGATCACGGCTTTTGATTGCCTGTAGTATTCCGTCATATATCGCTCAACGGATACCTTTTCGGTCTTCGACCCATAACCCAATTTTTCCGCAACGTGCCGCTGAAGATCGTACTCAAGCGTGTCGTGAAGGTGTCCAACTGCCACATGCATTGCGTCGCGCGTGTTTTGAAAAAACATCCAGGCCTGTATTACTGCCTCGCGTTGTTCCTCTGTCAGGGGCAGGTTGAAAACACTTTCGGGAAAATTTGGACGTAATTCCGCGGGATATCCTTCTTTCTGCCATCCCCTCAGAATGGCTGCGTAATACAATGCATGGATATCGCGCAGAGATCCCGCACTGTTTTTGACGTTAGGTTCAAGAAGTTTGCTCGAATCCCCGTGTATTTCTCTTCTTCCAGAAAAATAATTCCCGGCTGAACGCAAAATTTTGTCCACGCCGAGCGATCTAACCTGACAGAACAGCCCTTCTTTTAATTCCACGAAAACTCGCTTGTCTCCTCCAAGAAACCGCGCCTCCAAGAGCGTCAACCAGGATCGAATATCTTTGTCCAGCATCATCAGACAATCCGAAGGACTCCGTGCAACCACGCTCATTCTCGGGATACTGTCCTGTAAAAGTTGAACAACGGAGCGCACTACTTCATCCGGCACGACAAACCCGTCAGATCTGAGGATAAGGATGTCCACATCAGAGTAAGTTACCATCTCAGAACGGCCATAACTCCCAAGCGCCAGAAATCCCATCCTATGTGATTCCGGAAACCGGGATATGGCGGCTATCACCTTCTTATCGGTGTCGGGCGTTAGTGTTGTCCAGGTCGCGAGCATAAGTAATGAGTGCTACAAGTTTTTACTGTTAAAAATACACCTATTGTTATTGAAAATGTGGATATGTGGATAACACCACCGTAACCATGAAAACTCGAAAAAATTCAAGGAACTCGGGATTGTTCGCTTAAAGTTACGCTTGATGTGTACAGAAGATTGCGGTATTGTGGATAAGTACGATTTTTACTCAGGCCGTACGTCCACGTACAAAAAGAAAGAAGGCGCGACTCAGAAGCGCGCCTTTTTGTACACGGTGTACACGGAGTTATCCACATTACAACGAACATCATCCCGAAATGTAGGATATCTGTTTTTTGAGGTTGTCTACGTGGCTGCGAAGATTCTCGTCTTCCTGAAGCAACGATTCTATGGACCGGCAGGCATGAATGATCGTTGTGTGATCCCGACCACCAAAATGGAGTCCGATAGTTTTCAACGATGCCCGGGTGTACGTCTTTGAAAGATACATTGCCACCTGCCGAGGGAGTACAATTTCCTGCTTCCTCGTTTTTGCCCGCAGCGAGTTCTCGGTGACCTTAAAGTGGTCGGCAACTATTTTTTGAATTTGCTCAACAGCCAGATCTTTTTTCTCTGCTGAAATGACGTTTTTCAAGACCTGTTCCGCGAGGGTCAGATCAATCGGTCGCTGTTCGAGAGTATGGCGAGCGATGAGTCCGATATAACACCCCTCAAGTTCCCGGATATTCGATTTCACATTCGAGGCGACAAACTCGACCACATCCTGTGGGAGTTCGATATGGTCGTCCTCGGCCTTCTTTCTCAGGATGGCTATACGTGTTTCCAGGTCCGGAGGCTGAATGTCGACAGTGAGACCGCACTGGAAGCGCGAGATGAGTCTTTCGTCTAGACCGACAAGATCCTTCGGAGGCCGGTCCGACGAGAGTATTATTTGCTTCTTCAGTTGGTGAAGGGTGTTAAAAGTATGGAAGAATGTATCCTGGGTTCTTTCCTTGCCCGAGAAAAACTGAATGTCGTCGACGATGAGTACATCCATGCTTCGGTAGAAGCTTGAGAACTCGATCGATTTGTTCTTTTCGATGGACTCTACAAAATCGATCGTAAATTTCTCACTCGAGACATAGCACACCTTTTTTCCTACATTTGCGCTTACGATTGCGTTTCCCACCGCCTGTATAAGGTGCGTTTTGCCAAGCCCCACACCCCCATATAATACGAGTGGGTTAAACGCCGTTTCGCCGGGATTTTTTGCGACATTCAGTGCCGCAGCGCGAGCGAACTGATTGCCATCCCCGCGGATGAAGTTCTCGAAGGTGAACTTGGGATTGAGGTTGTTTTGAAAAACATCCCTTGGATCGGGCGATTCGCTGCGCAGCGGTTGGTCTTGTCCTGCACCTTGCGCATCGGATGAAAGAAGCGGGACGGCGTCTGCCGTAGGGACTTTAACGGCGTACTGAAGCCGCGCATCGGCGCCGACGATAGAGCGAATGGTGTCTTGGAGCAAATCAAAATAGTGCTCCTCAAGCCATTCGTAGAAGTAGGTGCTCGGAACCTCGAGGGTGAGCATCCCCTCCTCCAGCGAAGTGGGGATAAGCGGTTCGAACCAGGTCTTGTAGGACAACGGTTTCACTTTACCGCGTATTTCATGCAGGCACTGACGCCACACAAACTCCGGGCTTGTTGTCGTGTATGATTCCATTGTATTCACGTGCTGGGTCCGCGGGTTGTTCACAATTGGAAAGATGCAGAAATAGGCGAGAATTGTATTGCACCAGGATCCAGCCGCGCTCGGTAAGTCAAAAAAAATAACCGAGAGTTATATCGAGATGCGCAAAACACGGCTGTTTTTAATAGACTTGACTGTTTGCTGCCAAAAACATCCTCCGAGGTTCTCCCGGCAAATCGGAGACTGCGTCGGGTGGGTGCGTTTGTGACCGGGGCGTTGTCCACACGTTATCCACAGGCGAAATGGCTGCGGTGTGCTTGAGCATTATAGACGCCCACGGGCGGATTTTCAACCCCGTAGGCGTGGGGTGCGCGACTTGATTTTTACGAAGTCATACTCGATAAACGATTTACAAACATCCGTGGGACGAAATATTTTTTTCTTGTCAAAACGGAGTGTTTCGGCGAACCGGACGGGCGTTCGACTTGATTTTGATCCTTCCACCGTTTACAATGTTGCGAACGGTACTCTACCAGAAACTCGAAAATGAAAAAGCATATTTCGCTCCTTTTTATCCTCCTCTCTGTATCGGCGCACGCGCAATTCCGCGGCCAGGAGCCCCGCACGCCCTCTGTTGAGGAACATCAGATACAGAGATCCTCTTCTTCCGTGTTTGGGTTTTTTGATCCGTCCCGTTTCTCGATGTCGCACAGTGTGTCGATGGGATATCTGAGCATGGGCCGGGAGGGGTTGGGTTACTCCGCATATACGAACAGCATGAAGTATCAGATTTCGGATCCGCTCTCCGTCCGTGCTGATATCACGATGATGTATTCGCCGGTCGGCTCTCTCTCAGCGAAGCTGAACAACACCTTCAGCGGCATTTTCCTTGAACGTGCACGCATCGATTATAGACCGTCAAAAGAGTTCGGCGTGTCCCTGCAGTTTCAACAGATGCCGGCATACTCCTCCCCGTGGAACAACGCATTCGGGTATGACGGCCTGGGATACCGCCGCGCCATATCAGATCCGTGGGACGAGAGCCGCTGACGCCTCAAGCCAAAGTTAGAAGCCATGCTGACCGGGCACATTGTGTCCGGTTTTTTGTATTTTGCAGTGATGACTAGGAACAATAACAGAGAGAGACGTCTTAATCCGGGAAACATGCTGCTGAATTTCGCGATCGTTCTCCTGGCAGCGATTGTTGTTTTTCTCCTCTACTCCTTCGTCAACACAACAATGGTGAATACCCCCGTCGACAATCAGGCCGATTCGAGGGGGATGACGACATCGGGAGAGGTGATTCAGTTGGATGTGTTGAACGGCTGCGGCGTGCAGGGAGTGGCGCAGGACTTCACTGATTTTCTGCGCAAACGGAAATTCGATGTCGTCCAATCGTCAAACTACACATCGTTTGATGTCGTGGAATCGCTGGTCATCGATCGGGTTGGGAACAGGGCTACCGCGAGCAAGGTTGCTCACGCTCTGGGGATCGACGTCAAAAACGTCGTGACACAGATAAACCCCGATTACTATCTGCATGTTTCTGTCGTCATCGGCAGGGATTATCAGGAATTGAAACCGTACAAATAATACAGGACTCGCTTTGACTTCACACGAAACCGCCCGTGCCGCCGCCGCATTTGCGCTCGAAAAAAAGGCGCACGATGTCGCCATCCTTGAACTGGGCTCACTTTCGGATGTAACGGACTACTTTGTCGTCTGTACGGGTGACACCGACACGCATGTGAAAGCGATTGCAGACCACGTTGACGATCAACTGCGAATAGCCGGGAGTCCGGTGTGGCGACGCGAGGGCCTGCAGACACTCCAGTGGGTGCTACTCGACTGCGTGGATGTTGTCGTGCATGTATTCCAGCCGCGTGTCCGCGAATACTACGACATAGAGCGCTTATGGGGAGACGCGCCAATTGAAAAGATCACTGACGCACCGGACGGCACGGTTGTCACCGTGGAGCAGGAACGATGAAAGAGTATCTCGAAGCACGGCTTCGTGACGCCGCTCGCTCGGCGGGATACGACATCGGGGATGTCGATGTTCAGTTTGAGCGCCCCAAACAGGCGGGGCACGGCGATCTTGCGAGCAACCTCGCCATGCTTCTCGCAAAAGTGGCCAAGAAGAACCCACGAGAGCTGGCAGCGCACCTTGTTGACGCTCTCGTACTCGATGAACGGCGGATCAGCAGTGTGGAAATTGCCGGACCGGGCTTCATCAATTTTAGATTTTCGGAATACTACCTCGACGATCAACTCGCGAACATACTCGAGAGAGGACCGCTGTTCGGAAGAACTTCCATGCACAGCGGGAAGAAGGCAAACGTCGAGTGGGTCAGCGCGAATCCTACCGGACCGCTTCATGCCGGGCACGGGCGACAGGTTTGCCTCGGCGCCACCCTTTGTTCTATTCTCGAGCATGCCGGCTGGGATGTGACCCGCGAATACTACTTCAACAACGCAGGCAACCAGATGAACAATCTGGGCCGCTCCGTCCGCGCGAGATATCTGGAGAAATGCGGAGAGGATGTCGCGGCGGATGAAATTCAGTATGCGGGCGAATACATCGCGGGTATCGCGGAACTTGTGTATGAGGAGCACGGTGACGGAAAAAAGGATGCGCCGATCGAGTATTTCCGTAAAGCCGGTGAGGAGTGGTGTTTCACACATATCAAGCGCACGCTCTCCGCGTTGAACGTTCACCACGACGTCTTCTTCAACGAGGACTCACTTTACCGAGACGGGAAAATTCAAGAGGTGATCGACGAACTGCGCGCGCGCGACCTGGTATACGATCATGAGGGAGCGCTGTGGTTGCGAACCACAAAATTCGGCGCGGACAAAGACCGGGTTGTCGTAAAAAGCACGGGCGAGCCCACGTATCGTCTCCCTGATATCGCGTATCACCGGGACAAAATATCGCGTGGATACGACAAGGTTATCGATATCTTTGGCGCGGATCACATCGCAACAATTCCAGATGTTCTTGCAGGCGTCGAATCGCTGGGATTACCTGTGAATCATGTGGATGTTATTATCCACCAGATGGTGAGCTTTGTGAACGAAGGTGAAGCCGTCAAGATGAGCAAGCGCTCGGGGAACGTGTACTATCTCGATGATCTTATTCGCGACGTCGGCGCGGATGCCGTCAGGTACTTCTTTGTGATGCGCGGCGCAAACGCGCACCTGGAATTCGATGTTCAATTGGCTCGAGAGCAGAGCGAGAATAATCCCGTGTATTACCTGCAGTACGCACATGCGCGTATCGCAAGCATCCTCCGCTTCGCGGAATCAGAAGGTCGCGATCTGACAGCAATTCCCGATCTCTCACGATTGAGACATCCCGCTGAATTAACGCTGATAAAGGCGTTGTCGGGTCTTCCGGAAATAATCACCCTATCCGCTTCAACATACGAGACGCAGCACATCTGCACGTACCTGCACAGTGTCGCCGGTGAGTTTCACCGCTTCTATCACGAGTGCAGGGTTGTGACCGAAGACGAAGCGCTCACCGCGGCGCGACTCGCCCTCTGCCGCGCAACAAAACAGGTGCTCGCGAACGGCTTCGTCATACTCGGCATCAGCGCTCCCGAGCGGATGTAGAGTATCAGAAGTGGAATGACACGCCGGCGCTGTAG from Ignavibacteriota bacterium encodes the following:
- a CDS encoding HD domain-containing protein, whose amino-acid sequence is MLATWTTLTPDTDKKVIAAISRFPESHRMGFLALGSYGRSEMVTYSDVDILILRSDGFVVPDEVVRSVVQLLQDSIPRMSVVARSPSDCLMMLDKDIRSWLTLLEARFLGGDKRVFVELKEGLFCQVRSLGVDKILRSAGNYFSGRREIHGDSSKLLEPNVKNSAGSLRDIHALYYAAILRGWQKEGYPAELRPNFPESVFNLPLTEEQREAVIQAWMFFQNTRDAMHVAVGHLHDTLEYDLQRHVAEKLGYGSKTEKVSVERYMTEYYRQSKAVIGIYDRVYSSYSDDIPSEKVSEKLLRKNVMEFFLECATNNRLPSIKERDILTAEASASGLFFNSEDDQAFDTLLRQKSTVGKMLRIMNDYGILGSYIPEFGLLAQFFQHNIYHFYTADEHTLIALEKCERLVDRPGFLGSLFRSFPDPSVLYYSILFHDIAKPVDLATHEITGAETARKVLQKIGRDDIAEDVAFAVRYHLLMEQTAFRRNYHDKATLLPFARTVGSIRRLNILYLLTYADLSALNPNVWTDWKNEVLQELYSKTEECILLGLDESERLLQEKIDSRVGSALSSGSVFGEEWTYDIDGSRENQPDVQAAIDQVYHGSAGVVVFREQSSYSEAVFVCQDAPYLLSRIAAVLLAADASVIDARIRTRPDGTVVDVFKVVDLIHHGPLRSEQRAVIEEQTARVLTLRANTEELFRQHRSKWKRILRKSTITTAHTAVTYHQHVTDTGTAQTIVDVFAPDTLGLLYRLTQTISSFRLNIHHAKIATRVDGVVDSFYVADVDGMPIDDAPRQQELRAALLEQIRLLTMPESGPVTRV
- the dnaA gene encoding chromosomal replication initiator protein DnaA; its protein translation is MESYTTTSPEFVWRQCLHEIRGKVKPLSYKTWFEPLIPTSLEEGMLTLEVPSTYFYEWLEEHYFDLLQDTIRSIVGADARLQYAVKVPTADAVPLLSSDAQGAGQDQPLRSESPDPRDVFQNNLNPKFTFENFIRGDGNQFARAAALNVAKNPGETAFNPLVLYGGVGLGKTHLIQAVGNAIVSANVGKKVCYVSSEKFTIDFVESIEKNKSIEFSSFYRSMDVLIVDDIQFFSGKERTQDTFFHTFNTLHQLKKQIILSSDRPPKDLVGLDERLISRFQCGLTVDIQPPDLETRIAILRKKAEDDHIELPQDVVEFVASNVKSNIRELEGCYIGLIARHTLEQRPIDLTLAEQVLKNVISAEKKDLAVEQIQKIVADHFKVTENSLRAKTRKQEIVLPRQVAMYLSKTYTRASLKTIGLHFGGRDHTTIIHACRSIESLLQEDENLRSHVDNLKKQISYISG
- a CDS encoding LytR C-terminal domain-containing protein, whose translation is MLTGHIVSGFLYFAVMTRNNNRERRLNPGNMLLNFAIVLLAAIVVFLLYSFVNTTMVNTPVDNQADSRGMTTSGEVIQLDVLNGCGVQGVAQDFTDFLRKRKFDVVQSSNYTSFDVVESLVIDRVGNRATASKVAHALGIDVKNVVTQINPDYYLHVSVVIGRDYQELKPYK
- the rsfS gene encoding ribosome silencing factor, translated to MTSHETARAAAAFALEKKAHDVAILELGSLSDVTDYFVVCTGDTDTHVKAIADHVDDQLRIAGSPVWRREGLQTLQWVLLDCVDVVVHVFQPRVREYYDIERLWGDAPIEKITDAPDGTVVTVEQER
- a CDS encoding arginine--tRNA ligase; translation: MKEYLEARLRDAARSAGYDIGDVDVQFERPKQAGHGDLASNLAMLLAKVAKKNPRELAAHLVDALVLDERRISSVEIAGPGFINFRFSEYYLDDQLANILERGPLFGRTSMHSGKKANVEWVSANPTGPLHAGHGRQVCLGATLCSILEHAGWDVTREYYFNNAGNQMNNLGRSVRARYLEKCGEDVAADEIQYAGEYIAGIAELVYEEHGDGKKDAPIEYFRKAGEEWCFTHIKRTLSALNVHHDVFFNEDSLYRDGKIQEVIDELRARDLVYDHEGALWLRTTKFGADKDRVVVKSTGEPTYRLPDIAYHRDKISRGYDKVIDIFGADHIATIPDVLAGVESLGLPVNHVDVIIHQMVSFVNEGEAVKMSKRSGNVYYLDDLIRDVGADAVRYFFVMRGANAHLEFDVQLAREQSENNPVYYLQYAHARIASILRFAESEGRDLTAIPDLSRLRHPAELTLIKALSGLPEIITLSASTYETQHICTYLHSVAGEFHRFYHECRVVTEDEALTAARLALCRATKQVLANGFVILGISAPERM